The following are from one region of the Gryllotalpicola protaetiae genome:
- a CDS encoding DUF3159 domain-containing protein translates to MTDDREAQGDAEATDASAEESLSTALGAAAAKNTGLGALAGEQAPSGDALLRAMGGVRGICEAVLPGLAFIVLYTALMTPLPDTAVPIALGASVLIALVFTVWRVARKENVTQAVAGLIGVGASAILAIATNRPVNNFALGLGIDALYGLAFLVSVLVRWPIIGIAVGYLYGEGVAWRKHKATYRVAVVSTLLWLALFVARLAVQVPLFLAGNTAALAITHLIMGVPLYVPVLLVTWLLVRDVYARKNGAQS, encoded by the coding sequence ATGACCGACGACCGCGAAGCGCAGGGCGACGCCGAGGCGACGGATGCTTCAGCCGAGGAGTCTCTGAGCACGGCGCTCGGCGCCGCGGCGGCCAAGAACACAGGGCTGGGCGCGCTCGCGGGCGAGCAGGCGCCGAGCGGCGATGCGCTGCTGCGCGCCATGGGCGGTGTCCGCGGCATCTGCGAGGCCGTGCTGCCCGGTCTCGCCTTCATCGTCCTCTACACGGCGCTCATGACACCGCTTCCCGACACCGCGGTGCCGATCGCGCTGGGGGCATCCGTTCTCATCGCACTGGTCTTCACGGTGTGGCGCGTCGCCCGGAAGGAGAACGTGACCCAGGCGGTCGCCGGGCTCATCGGCGTCGGCGCGAGTGCGATCCTCGCGATTGCGACCAACCGGCCCGTCAACAACTTCGCGCTCGGCCTCGGCATCGACGCGCTCTACGGGCTGGCCTTCCTGGTGTCGGTGCTGGTGCGCTGGCCGATCATCGGCATCGCCGTCGGCTACCTCTACGGCGAGGGCGTCGCGTGGCGGAAGCACAAGGCGACCTACCGCGTCGCAGTCGTCTCGACACTGCTCTGGCTCGCCCTGTTCGTGGCGCGGCTGGCGGTGCAGGTGCCACTGTTCCTGGCCGGGAACACCGCGGCCCTCGCGATCACGCACCTCATCATGGGCGTGCCCCTCTATGTGCCCGTTCTGCTCGTCACGTGGCTGCTGGTGCGCGACGTGTACGCTCGCAAAAACGGCGCGCAGAGCTAG
- a CDS encoding DUF3710 domain-containing protein, which translates to MSDIEPTEYEKSAPEDRETEGPLDDGEANPVRPYIDLGGVKVLPREGLHLRLEIEEETQRVVAVSLDYAGSTLQVQPFASPRSSGLWHEIRGQIGEQVGAQGGRVTERDGVFGPELVAEVPVAGGVPGETRIARFIGVDGPRWFLRGVISGDGAIKPEAGEAVEDLFRSIVVVRGSVPMPPRDLIPLKMPPTPSAPSA; encoded by the coding sequence GTGAGCGACATCGAGCCGACCGAGTACGAGAAGTCCGCCCCTGAGGACCGCGAGACAGAGGGGCCGCTCGATGACGGCGAGGCGAACCCCGTCCGTCCGTACATCGACCTGGGCGGCGTCAAGGTGCTGCCGCGCGAGGGCCTGCACCTGCGCCTCGAGATCGAGGAGGAGACCCAGCGCGTCGTCGCGGTCAGCCTCGACTACGCCGGCTCGACCCTGCAGGTGCAGCCGTTCGCTTCGCCCCGTTCGAGCGGGCTCTGGCACGAGATCCGCGGCCAGATCGGCGAGCAGGTGGGCGCCCAGGGCGGGCGCGTGACGGAGCGCGACGGGGTCTTCGGCCCCGAGCTGGTCGCCGAGGTCCCCGTCGCCGGCGGCGTGCCCGGCGAGACCCGCATCGCGCGCTTCATCGGCGTCGACGGCCCGCGCTGGTTCTTGCGCGGCGTGATCTCCGGCGACGGCGCCATCAAGCCGGAGGCGGGCGAGGCGGTCGAAGACCTGTTCCGCAGCATCGTCGTCGTGCGCGGCTCTGTGCCGATGCCGCCCCGCGACCTCATCCCCCTCAAGATGCCGCCGACCCCCTCGGCACCGAGCGCCTGA
- a CDS encoding DUF3093 domain-containing protein, with the protein MTLFRERLYAAPWLFVACALIMPACLGVFWPINRTVGIILAIVMYAVIVALLVGFAPVLEVTAEEFRAGRANIEREFIGPVESFAGREAALERGQRLDARAWLLLRGSLPIVKVPIMDAADPVPYWIVSTRRPRELAAALNGRA; encoded by the coding sequence ATGACGCTGTTCCGTGAGCGGCTGTATGCCGCCCCCTGGTTGTTCGTCGCGTGCGCGCTGATCATGCCGGCGTGCCTCGGAGTCTTCTGGCCGATCAACCGCACCGTCGGCATCATCCTGGCGATCGTGATGTATGCGGTGATCGTCGCCTTGCTCGTGGGGTTCGCCCCCGTGCTCGAGGTGACAGCAGAAGAGTTCCGGGCGGGGCGGGCCAATATCGAGCGCGAGTTCATCGGGCCCGTCGAGTCCTTCGCCGGCAGGGAGGCGGCGCTCGAGCGCGGGCAGCGCCTCGACGCCCGCGCCTGGCTGCTGCTGCGCGGCTCGCTGCCGATCGTCAAGGTGCCGATCATGGATGCCGCGGACCCGGTTCCCTACTGGATCGTGTCGACGCGCCGACCGCGCGAGCTCGCGGCGGCGCTCAACGGCCGAGCCTAG
- the dut gene encoding dUTP diphosphatase: protein MTETVDVPIVAPAVPGYAHPGDAGADLVSTEAVRIAPGQRVTVGTGVAVALPDGYAGFVVPRSGLAARHGITIVNAPGTVDAGYRGEIRVTLLNTDSSESYEVAVGDRIAQLVLVPVARATFVPVVALPDSVRGTGGFGSTGYSSERITGENTTTGESA from the coding sequence GTGACTGAGACCGTCGACGTGCCGATCGTCGCGCCCGCCGTTCCCGGCTACGCCCACCCCGGCGATGCGGGCGCAGACCTGGTCTCGACGGAAGCCGTGCGCATCGCCCCTGGCCAGCGGGTCACCGTCGGCACGGGCGTCGCGGTGGCGCTGCCCGACGGCTATGCCGGATTCGTCGTGCCGCGCAGCGGACTGGCCGCACGGCACGGCATCACGATCGTCAACGCACCGGGCACCGTCGATGCAGGCTATCGGGGCGAGATCAGGGTCACCCTGCTCAACACGGACTCATCGGAGTCCTACGAGGTCGCCGTCGGCGACCGCATCGCCCAGCTGGTGCTCGTTCCCGTCGCCCGTGCGACCTTCGTGCCCGTCGTGGCGCTGCCCGACAGCGTGCGCGGCACAGGCGGTTTCGGGTCGACGGGGTATTCGAGCGAGCGCATCACGGGGGAGAACACGACCACAGGAGAGAGCGCGTGA
- the acnA gene encoding aconitate hydratase AcnA, which yields MSAVNSFGAKSTLSVGGTDYEIFRVDSVTGYEKLPFSLKILLENLLRTEDGANVTAGQIEALGSWVPTAEPDTEIQFTPARVVMQDFTGVPCIVDLATMREAVAALGGDPKRINPLAPAEMVIDHSVIADLFGQADAFERNVEIEYERNGERYQFLRWGQTAFDDFKVVPPGTGIVHQVNIEYLARVTFTREVGGVLQAYPDTLVGTDSHTTMVNGLGVLGWGVGGIEAEAAMLGQPVSMLIPKVVGFKLTGAIPTGVTATDVVLTITDLLRKHGVVGKFVEFYGEGVSAVPLANRATIGNMSPEFGSTAAIFPIDDVTLDYLRLTGRPAEQVALVEEYSKQQHLWHDPSHEAEYSEYLELDLSTVVPSIAGPKRPQDRIVLSEAKTQFEKDLPNYADGIDETDVDEAIAETFPASDPIAVGAHAHNGVAHHHVSHAPAVASKPSQVTLADGTSYTLDHGAVTIAAITSCTNTSNPSVMLAAGLLARNAVKKGLKAKPWVKTTLAPGSRVVTEYYEKAGLTQDLEDLGFYTVGYGCTTCIGNSGPLIEEVSAAVNDNDLAVTAVLSGNRNFEGRINPDVKMNYLASPPLVVAYALAGSMNFDFENDALGADAEGNGVYLKDIWPSADEVQSTIDSSINNEMFTRQYASVFEGDDRWKNLPTPTGSVFEWSDESTYVRKPPYFEGMTLETSPVADIAGARVLAKLGDSVTTDHISPAGSIKKDSPAGQYLDAHGIEYKDFNSYGSRRGNHEVMIRGTFANIRLKNQLLDGVEGGYTRDFTQADGPQSFIYDASVNYKAAGTPLVIFGGKEYGSGSSRDWAAKGTNLLGVKAVITESFERIHRSNLIGMGVVPLQFPAGESADSLGLDGTEVVSISGLEQLNEGTTPKTVHVTAEPSEHSPAGKQTVEFDAVVRIDTPGEADYYRNGGILQYVLRSLV from the coding sequence GTGTCAGCAGTCAACAGCTTCGGCGCGAAATCAACGCTCTCAGTCGGGGGAACCGACTACGAGATCTTCCGCGTCGACAGCGTAACCGGGTACGAGAAGCTCCCGTTCAGCCTCAAGATCCTGCTCGAGAACCTGCTGCGCACCGAAGACGGCGCCAACGTCACGGCCGGGCAGATCGAAGCGCTCGGCAGCTGGGTTCCGACGGCGGAGCCCGACACCGAGATCCAGTTCACGCCCGCCCGCGTCGTCATGCAGGACTTCACCGGCGTGCCCTGCATCGTCGACCTCGCCACCATGCGCGAGGCTGTCGCGGCCCTCGGCGGCGACCCGAAGAGGATCAACCCGCTCGCGCCGGCCGAGATGGTCATCGACCACTCGGTGATCGCCGACCTGTTCGGCCAGGCCGACGCGTTCGAGCGCAACGTCGAGATCGAGTACGAGCGCAACGGCGAGCGGTACCAGTTCCTGCGCTGGGGCCAGACGGCCTTCGACGACTTCAAGGTCGTGCCGCCGGGCACCGGCATCGTGCACCAGGTGAACATCGAGTACCTGGCGCGCGTCACCTTCACGCGCGAGGTCGGCGGCGTCCTGCAGGCCTACCCGGACACGCTCGTCGGCACGGACTCCCACACGACGATGGTCAACGGCCTCGGTGTGCTGGGCTGGGGCGTCGGCGGCATCGAGGCAGAGGCTGCCATGCTCGGCCAGCCCGTGTCGATGCTCATCCCCAAGGTGGTCGGCTTCAAGCTGACCGGCGCGATCCCGACCGGCGTGACCGCGACCGACGTCGTGCTCACGATCACCGACCTGCTGCGCAAGCACGGCGTGGTCGGCAAGTTCGTCGAGTTCTACGGCGAGGGGGTGAGCGCCGTGCCGCTCGCGAACCGCGCCACCATCGGCAACATGAGCCCCGAGTTCGGCTCGACCGCCGCGATCTTCCCGATCGACGACGTGACGCTCGACTACCTGCGCCTCACGGGCCGCCCCGCCGAGCAGGTCGCGCTCGTCGAGGAGTATTCGAAGCAGCAGCACCTGTGGCACGACCCGTCGCACGAGGCCGAGTACTCGGAGTACCTCGAGCTCGACCTGTCGACCGTCGTGCCGTCGATCGCCGGGCCGAAGCGCCCCCAGGACCGCATCGTGCTCTCCGAGGCGAAGACGCAGTTCGAGAAGGACCTGCCGAACTACGCCGACGGCATCGATGAGACCGACGTCGACGAGGCGATCGCCGAGACCTTCCCGGCATCCGACCCGATCGCCGTCGGCGCGCACGCGCACAACGGCGTCGCGCACCACCACGTGAGCCACGCGCCGGCCGTCGCCTCGAAGCCGTCTCAGGTGACCCTGGCCGACGGCACGAGCTACACGCTCGACCACGGAGCGGTCACGATCGCGGCGATCACCTCGTGCACCAACACGTCGAACCCGTCGGTCATGCTGGCCGCCGGCCTGCTCGCCCGCAATGCGGTGAAGAAGGGTCTCAAGGCGAAGCCGTGGGTCAAGACCACGCTGGCCCCCGGGTCGCGCGTCGTCACCGAGTATTACGAGAAGGCCGGTCTCACGCAGGACCTCGAGGACCTCGGCTTCTACACGGTCGGCTACGGCTGCACCACCTGCATCGGCAACTCGGGCCCGCTCATCGAAGAGGTCTCGGCCGCCGTCAACGACAACGACCTCGCCGTCACCGCGGTGCTCTCCGGCAACCGCAACTTCGAGGGTCGTATCAACCCCGACGTCAAGATGAACTACCTCGCCTCGCCGCCGCTCGTTGTGGCGTACGCGCTGGCCGGGTCGATGAACTTCGACTTCGAGAACGACGCTCTGGGCGCGGATGCCGAGGGCAACGGCGTCTACCTGAAGGACATCTGGCCCTCCGCGGATGAGGTGCAGTCGACGATCGACTCGTCGATCAACAACGAGATGTTCACCCGCCAGTACGCCTCGGTGTTCGAGGGCGACGACCGCTGGAAGAACCTGCCCACCCCGACCGGCTCGGTCTTCGAGTGGAGCGACGAGTCGACCTACGTGCGCAAGCCCCCGTACTTCGAGGGCATGACGCTCGAGACGAGCCCCGTCGCCGACATCGCCGGCGCGCGCGTTCTCGCCAAGCTGGGCGACTCGGTCACGACCGACCACATCAGCCCCGCGGGCTCGATCAAGAAGGACTCGCCGGCCGGGCAGTACCTCGACGCGCACGGCATCGAGTACAAGGACTTCAACTCCTACGGCTCGCGCCGTGGGAACCACGAGGTCATGATCCGCGGCACCTTCGCGAACATCCGTCTGAAGAACCAGCTGCTCGACGGCGTCGAGGGCGGGTACACCCGTGACTTCACTCAGGCCGATGGTCCGCAGTCGTTCATCTACGACGCATCCGTCAACTACAAGGCAGCCGGAACGCCGCTGGTGATCTTCGGCGGCAAGGAGTACGGATCGGGCTCGAGCCGCGACTGGGCGGCCAAGGGCACCAACCTGCTGGGCGTCAAGGCGGTCATCACCGAGAGCTTCGAGCGCATCCACCGCTCCAACCTCATCGGCATGGGCGTCGTCCCGCTGCAGTTCCCCGCGGGCGAGTCGGCCGATTCGCTCGGCCTCGACGGCACCGAGGTCGTCTCGATCTCGGGTCTCGAGCAGCTGAACGAGGGCACCACGCCGAAGACGGTGCACGTCACCGCTGAGCCGAGCGAGCACTCGCCGGCCGGCAAGCAGACGGTGGAGTTCGACGCGGTCGTCCGCATCGACACGCCCGGTGAGGCCGACTATTACCGCAACGGGGGCATCCTGCAGTACGTCCTCCGGAGCCTCGTCTAG
- a CDS encoding DUF4193 domain-containing protein: MATDYDAPRKNDDESESIEALKERVPDKTSAVIDEDPDNPGSFELQGADLSDLDLDVVVLPPQADEFTCVSCFLVKHRSQLDHETKLGPICMECAA; the protein is encoded by the coding sequence ATGGCAACCGATTACGACGCGCCAAGGAAGAACGACGACGAATCCGAATCGATCGAGGCGCTGAAGGAGCGGGTCCCGGACAAGACGTCCGCAGTCATCGACGAGGACCCCGACAACCCGGGCAGCTTCGAACTGCAGGGCGCCGACCTCTCCGACCTCGATCTCGACGTCGTCGTGCTGCCCCCGCAGGCTGACGAGTTCACGTGCGTCAGCTGCTTCCTCGTGAAGCACCGCTCCCAGTTGGATCACGAGACGAAGCTCGGACCCATCTGCATGGAGTGCGCTGCGTAA
- the sepH gene encoding septation protein SepH, whose amino-acid sequence MQELKVIGVEEGALIAASNDGDRYRIAIDEVALTKLRRLKVEQQDSGVRISPREIQAHIRGGLSAEDVAELTGASLEYVQRFEPPITAEREHIIAQALAVPVRIAADVDVLGENATFGAVIRDRLAALGATAERWASWREEEAGWLVKLTFTADDIEHDARWSYEPRKAHLAPANAEASTLSQHGELPPAGLIPRLRAVPLVADESRFDSGQFDFVEPVRKEPAAAAPQVPVGAIKRADDDHPRDVHNTADLLEALRRRRGEREASARDSQPIELELPLLPDDELDAPQTKTEHPSGPIAVPAGGFGPRETGPVGVRGSSKRGRASMPSWDEIVFGARGDDDTSA is encoded by the coding sequence ATGCAGGAATTGAAGGTCATCGGTGTCGAGGAAGGCGCCCTGATCGCGGCCAGCAACGACGGCGATCGGTACCGCATCGCGATCGATGAGGTCGCGCTCACGAAGCTGCGCCGGCTGAAGGTCGAGCAGCAGGATTCCGGCGTGCGCATCTCGCCGCGCGAGATCCAGGCTCACATCCGCGGCGGCCTCTCCGCCGAGGACGTCGCAGAGCTGACCGGCGCGTCCCTCGAGTACGTGCAGCGCTTCGAGCCCCCGATCACCGCCGAGCGCGAGCACATCATCGCGCAGGCTCTCGCCGTTCCTGTGCGCATCGCGGCCGACGTCGATGTGCTCGGCGAGAACGCGACCTTCGGCGCCGTCATCCGCGACCGCCTCGCAGCCCTGGGCGCGACGGCCGAGCGCTGGGCGAGCTGGCGCGAGGAGGAGGCGGGCTGGCTCGTCAAGCTGACCTTCACCGCCGACGACATCGAGCACGACGCCCGCTGGAGCTACGAGCCCCGCAAGGCGCACCTCGCCCCAGCCAACGCCGAGGCGAGCACGCTCTCGCAGCACGGCGAGCTGCCGCCGGCCGGACTGATCCCGCGCCTGCGCGCGGTGCCGCTCGTGGCGGACGAGTCGCGCTTCGACTCCGGCCAGTTCGACTTCGTCGAGCCTGTGCGGAAGGAGCCGGCGGCCGCGGCACCTCAGGTCCCGGTCGGCGCGATCAAGCGCGCAGACGATGACCATCCGCGCGACGTGCACAACACGGCAGACCTGCTCGAGGCGCTGCGTCGTCGGCGCGGCGAGCGCGAGGCATCCGCCCGTGACTCGCAGCCCATCGAGCTCGAGCTGCCGTTGCTGCCCGATGACGAGCTCGACGCCCCGCAGACCAAGACCGAGCATCCGTCCGGCCCGATCGCCGTGCCTGCGGGCGGCTTCGGCCCCCGCGAGACCGGTCCGGTCGGCGTGCGCGGCTCATCGAAGCGCGGTCGCGCGTCGATGCCCAGCTGGGACGAGATCGTCTTCGGCGCCCGCGGCGACGACGACACCTCCGCCTAG
- a CDS encoding alkaline phosphatase family protein, with amino-acid sequence MATLPNAYSQSVSLAAVLASCFAAVERGAPQLPLAPVDAAVVVLADGLGALPLKARAGHARTIAPRLNRATTIESGFPTTTAAALATLCTGVFPGQHGITAYEAVDPEADRVFNHLSGWKTGPDPATWQRVPTLFETHAATGIRSYLVGQARYADTRLTQAVHRGAEYVPAKSIAERMSAAISLARAGRAVVFVYVPELDMAAHQYGWQSPEWTAALEELDAGMAQLERGLGKAQGALLTADHGMVDIADSGKLFFDREAELIEGVRHVAGDYRCVQLHLEPGATAGDLERLAQVWHEAEDDRAWVATRDEAIAAGWFGPSGVADEVLPRIGELLIAARSQVVYYDTRSTNAGNWSMVGQHGSFSPDEVRVPLIGFGAFA; translated from the coding sequence ATGGCGACTCTACCGAACGCGTATTCGCAATCCGTGAGCCTCGCCGCCGTGCTCGCCAGTTGCTTCGCAGCGGTCGAGCGCGGTGCTCCGCAGCTCCCGCTGGCGCCCGTCGACGCGGCTGTCGTCGTGCTCGCCGACGGCCTCGGCGCGCTGCCGCTCAAGGCGCGTGCCGGACACGCGCGCACCATCGCGCCGCGGCTGAACCGCGCGACGACGATCGAGAGCGGGTTCCCCACGACCACCGCCGCCGCCCTCGCGACCCTCTGCACCGGCGTCTTCCCCGGGCAGCACGGCATCACCGCCTACGAGGCCGTCGATCCAGAGGCCGACCGGGTGTTCAACCACCTGAGCGGCTGGAAGACGGGGCCGGACCCTGCGACCTGGCAGCGGGTGCCGACCCTGTTCGAGACGCATGCTGCCACCGGCATCCGCTCGTATCTCGTCGGTCAGGCCCGCTACGCGGACACGCGGCTCACGCAGGCCGTGCACCGCGGCGCCGAATACGTGCCCGCGAAATCGATCGCAGAGCGGATGTCTGCCGCGATCTCGTTGGCGCGCGCGGGCCGCGCCGTGGTGTTCGTGTACGTGCCCGAGCTCGACATGGCCGCGCACCAGTACGGCTGGCAGTCCCCGGAGTGGACGGCCGCCCTCGAAGAGCTCGACGCAGGCATGGCGCAGCTCGAGCGAGGACTCGGCAAGGCCCAGGGCGCCCTGCTCACCGCCGACCACGGCATGGTCGACATCGCGGACAGCGGGAAGCTCTTCTTCGACCGCGAAGCCGAGCTGATCGAGGGTGTGCGGCACGTGGCCGGCGACTACCGCTGCGTGCAGCTGCACCTCGAACCGGGTGCGACAGCCGGCGACCTCGAGCGGCTCGCGCAGGTATGGCACGAGGCGGAGGACGACCGCGCGTGGGTCGCGACCCGTGACGAGGCGATCGCAGCGGGCTGGTTCGGGCCGAGCGGGGTCGCCGACGAGGTGCTGCCGCGCATCGGCGAGCTGCTGATCGCCGCGCGGTCACAGGTCGTCTACTACGACACCCGCAGCACGAACGCCGGCAACTGGTCGATGGTCGGCCAGCACGGCTCGTTCAGCCCCGACGAGGTCAGGGTGCCGCTGATCGGCTTCGGCGCGTTCGCCTAG
- a CDS encoding DNA gyrase/topoisomerase IV subunit A gives MSPADRTPPPEIVERIEDVDVSSEMQDSYLEYAYSVIYARALPDARDGLKPVQRRILYMMSEMGLRPDRGHVKSARVTGEVMGKLHPHGDGAIYDALVRMAQDFTLRVPLVDGHGNFGSLDDGPAASRYTEARLAAVSLEMTADIDEDTVDFQSNYDSSQQEPVVLPSAIPNLLVNGASGIAVGMATNMAPHNLIEVVGAAKHLLENPDASLDDLMAYVPGPDLPGGGTIVGLAGIREAYETGRGSFRTRAKARVEQLTARKTGLVITELPYLIGPEKVIEKIKDGVNGKKLQGISDVADLSDRQHGLRLVIGIKTGFNPDAVLEQLYKHTPLEDGFAINNVALVDGGPQTLGLRELLRVYLDHRIEVVTRRSRFRLARRQERLHLVEGLLIAILDIDEVIQVIRTSDDSAEASTRLQSVFDLSQLQAEYILELRLRRLTKFSRIELETEKAQLQAEIAELEAILASPARIRTVVADELDDVAERFGTPRRTLLTEAKASIASVGSRKSASSGPALEIADSPAVIYLSTTGRTVRVDLPEGAAAPAVAPRRSKHDAVLSSLLTTARAEIAAVTNRGRAIRFSPVDLPVVPANAIHLAAGARIAEYLGGLGKGERVLALISLAAEAAPIALGTAQGVVKRVTPGAWPNRPDFEIIALKVGDEVVGVAHAADDRELVFAASDAQLLHFAAAAVRPQGAPAGGMAGISLGREAKAIGFFVVDPAAENVVVTVSVPLATLPGTDPGRGKVSAFGEFPGKGRATGGVRAHAFLKGEGMLSLAWVGPQPARAVGSDGSARQLPEALAKRDASGVPLDNVVASVGAAVGAESLALAAAPADPVAADADADADNEDTLF, from the coding sequence TTGAGCCCAGCAGACCGTACTCCCCCGCCCGAGATCGTGGAGCGCATCGAAGACGTCGACGTCTCGTCCGAGATGCAGGATTCCTATCTGGAGTACGCCTACTCGGTCATCTACGCGCGCGCTCTGCCCGACGCGCGCGACGGGTTGAAGCCGGTGCAGCGCCGCATCCTCTACATGATGAGCGAGATGGGGCTGCGCCCCGATCGCGGCCATGTGAAGTCGGCGCGCGTCACCGGCGAGGTGATGGGCAAGCTGCACCCGCACGGCGACGGCGCCATCTACGACGCTCTCGTGCGCATGGCGCAGGACTTCACGCTGCGCGTGCCGCTCGTCGACGGCCATGGCAACTTCGGCTCGCTCGACGACGGGCCGGCCGCCTCGCGGTACACCGAGGCGCGCCTCGCGGCCGTCTCGCTCGAGATGACCGCCGACATCGACGAGGACACCGTCGACTTCCAGTCGAACTACGACTCGTCGCAGCAGGAGCCGGTGGTGCTGCCGTCGGCGATCCCCAACCTGCTGGTGAACGGCGCGAGCGGCATCGCGGTCGGCATGGCGACCAACATGGCGCCGCACAACCTGATCGAGGTCGTCGGCGCGGCGAAGCACCTGCTCGAGAACCCGGACGCCTCGCTCGACGACCTCATGGCCTACGTGCCCGGCCCTGATCTGCCCGGCGGCGGCACGATCGTCGGTCTCGCCGGCATCCGCGAGGCGTACGAGACCGGCCGCGGCAGCTTCCGCACCCGCGCGAAGGCGCGCGTCGAGCAGCTCACCGCCCGCAAGACGGGCCTCGTGATCACCGAACTGCCGTATCTCATCGGCCCCGAGAAGGTCATCGAGAAGATCAAGGACGGCGTCAACGGGAAGAAGCTGCAGGGCATCTCCGACGTCGCCGATCTCTCCGACCGGCAGCATGGGCTGCGGCTCGTCATCGGCATCAAGACCGGATTCAACCCGGATGCGGTGCTCGAGCAGCTGTACAAGCACACGCCGCTCGAAGACGGCTTCGCGATCAACAACGTCGCCCTGGTCGACGGCGGCCCGCAGACCCTCGGTCTGCGCGAGCTGCTGCGTGTCTATCTCGACCACCGCATCGAGGTCGTCACGCGGCGCTCCCGCTTCCGGCTCGCGCGCCGGCAGGAGCGCCTGCACCTCGTCGAGGGTCTGCTGATCGCGATCCTCGACATCGACGAGGTCATCCAGGTCATCAGGACGTCGGATGACTCGGCGGAGGCATCCACCCGCTTGCAGTCCGTGTTCGATCTGTCGCAGCTGCAGGCCGAGTACATCCTCGAGCTGCGCCTGCGCCGCTTGACGAAGTTCAGCCGCATCGAGCTCGAGACCGAGAAGGCCCAGTTGCAGGCCGAGATCGCCGAGCTCGAGGCGATCCTGGCCTCCCCCGCGCGCATCCGCACGGTCGTCGCCGACGAGCTCGACGACGTTGCCGAGCGTTTCGGCACGCCGCGTCGCACGCTGCTCACCGAGGCGAAGGCGTCGATCGCCTCCGTGGGGTCCAGGAAGTCGGCGTCCTCGGGGCCGGCGCTCGAGATCGCGGATTCCCCGGCTGTGATCTACCTTTCGACGACCGGTCGCACCGTTCGGGTCGACCTGCCCGAGGGCGCCGCGGCGCCGGCTGTCGCGCCTCGGCGCTCGAAGCACGACGCCGTGCTATCGAGCCTCCTCACCACAGCGCGCGCCGAGATCGCCGCTGTCACCAACCGCGGGCGCGCCATCCGCTTCTCCCCCGTCGATCTGCCGGTGGTGCCGGCCAACGCCATCCACCTTGCCGCCGGCGCGCGCATCGCCGAGTACCTGGGCGGCCTCGGCAAGGGCGAGCGTGTGCTCGCGCTCATCTCGCTCGCGGCAGAGGCCGCGCCGATCGCTCTCGGCACCGCGCAAGGCGTCGTGAAGCGCGTCACGCCGGGCGCCTGGCCGAACCGGCCCGACTTCGAGATCATCGCGTTGAAGGTTGGCGACGAGGTGGTCGGCGTGGCTCACGCGGCCGACGATCGCGAGCTGGTGTTCGCCGCCTCCGATGCGCAGCTGCTGCACTTCGCCGCCGCGGCCGTGCGTCCGCAAGGCGCGCCCGCCGGCGGTATGGCAGGCATCAGCCTCGGCAGAGAGGCGAAGGCGATCGGTTTCTTCGTCGTCGACCCGGCCGCCGAGAACGTCGTCGTCACGGTCTCGGTGCCGCTCGCGACCTTGCCTGGCACTGACCCGGGGCGCGGCAAGGTGTCGGCGTTCGGCGAGTTCCCTGGGAAGGGCCGCGCGACCGGCGGCGTGCGCGCGCACGCGTTCCTCAAGGGCGAGGGCATGCTGTCGCTCGCCTGGGTCGGCCCGCAGCCGGCACGCGCGGTCGGCTCAGACGGCTCGGCTCGTCAGCTGCCCGAGGCGCTCGCCAAGCGCGACGCGAGCGGCGTGCCGCTCGACAACGTCGTCGCGAGCGTCGGCGCGGCCGTCGGTGCGGAGTCGCTTGCTCTCGCCGCGGCGCCGGCCGACCCTGTCGCCGCCGATGCTGATGCTGATGCTGATAACGAAGACACGCTCTTCTGA